One stretch of Filifactor alocis ATCC 35896 DNA includes these proteins:
- a CDS encoding IS30 family transposase, protein MSFCNLSRKNKHLNDFERGQIQLLHNKGYSAYKIAKELRRASNTIRNELKRGTVTQIKGIHDVQVYYPDTGKLVYEKNRKNCKKKFKALKCSKYLDFVKQKFNEEKWSLDAICGYAKLNKLYEGQRVCTKTLYNYVDIGLIGIKSIDLPLRVKRKPAKKRVKENKRKLGKSIEERPQEIETRKTFGNWEIDTVIPKKNKEEASLITITERKSRMELILKLNRRKASIVNETLKNTLNRLKEPQKIFRSITSDNGLEFAKLCELEKTYIGNIYYCHPNNPQERGTNEKHNSLIRRFLPKGKSLNDYEEEHYIKIMNWMNNLPRKILNYRTPIEVFIEELNNLGLLDDNEELVQFDIAI, encoded by the coding sequence ATTTCTTTTTGCAATTTATCAAGAAAAAATAAACATTTAAACGATTTCGAAAGAGGACAAATTCAACTTCTGCATAATAAAGGATATTCAGCATACAAAATAGCAAAAGAACTTCGTAGAGCATCCAACACCATAAGAAATGAGTTAAAAAGAGGTACAGTAACTCAAATAAAAGGAATACATGATGTACAAGTATATTATCCGGATACAGGTAAGTTAGTATATGAGAAGAATCGAAAAAATTGCAAAAAGAAATTTAAAGCCTTGAAATGTAGCAAATATTTAGACTTTGTAAAGCAAAAGTTTAATGAAGAAAAATGGTCGTTAGATGCAATTTGTGGATATGCAAAGTTAAATAAGCTATATGAAGGTCAAAGAGTCTGCACCAAGACATTATACAATTATGTAGATATAGGTCTAATAGGAATAAAATCTATTGATTTGCCCTTAAGAGTGAAAAGAAAACCGGCTAAAAAACGAGTAAAAGAAAACAAAAGAAAACTTGGAAAAAGTATAGAAGAAAGACCGCAAGAAATAGAAACAAGAAAAACATTTGGAAATTGGGAAATAGATACAGTAATACCAAAGAAAAACAAAGAAGAAGCATCATTAATAACCATAACAGAAAGAAAAAGTCGAATGGAACTAATCTTAAAATTAAACAGAAGAAAAGCATCCATAGTAAATGAAACATTAAAGAACACATTGAACAGATTGAAGGAACCACAAAAAATATTTAGAAGCATAACAAGTGATAACGGCTTAGAGTTTGCGAAATTATGTGAACTTGAAAAAACATATATAGGAAACATCTATTACTGTCATCCCAATAATCCCCAGGAAAGAGGAACAAATGAAAAGCACAATAGCCTAATCAGAAGATTTCTACCGAAAGGAAAATCATTAAATGATTATGAAGAAGAACACTATATAAAGATAATGAATTGGATGAACAATTTGCCAAGAAAAATCCTAAATTACCGCACTCCTATAGAAGTTTTTATAGAAGAACTAAATAACTTAGGACTTTTAGATGATAATGAGGAATTAGTTCAATTTGATATTGCAATTTAA